The following are from one region of the Harpia harpyja isolate bHarHar1 chromosome 4, bHarHar1 primary haplotype, whole genome shotgun sequence genome:
- the KCTD4 gene encoding BTB/POZ domain-containing protein KCTD4, producing the protein MERKINRREKECEEKHSNSEGSEQDKDYKTSLITLNVGGYLYITQKQTLTKYPDSFLEGIINGKIMCPFDADGHYFIDRDGLLFRHILNFLRNGELLLPEGFRENQLLAQEADFFQLKVLSDAVKSRWEKEQLASRETTFLEITDSHDRSQGLRIFCNAPDFIAKIKSRIVLVSKSRLDGFPEEFSVSSNIIQFKYFIKSENGTRLVLKEDNTFVCTLETLKFEAIMMALKCGFRLLTSLDCSKGSIVHSDALHFIK; encoded by the coding sequence atggagagaaaaataaacagaagagaaaaggaatgtgaagaaaaacacagcaactCTGAAGGCTCTGAGCAAGACAAGGACTATAAAACGTCTCTGATTACTCTGAATGTTGGTGGCTATCTATATATCACACAAAAACAGACACTAACCAAGTATCCAGATTCTTTTCTGGAAGGGatcataaatggaaaaataatgtgCCCATTCGATGCAGATGGTCATTACTTCATAGACAGAGATGGACTGCTTTTCAGACACATTCTCAACTTCCTACGAAATGGAGAACTTCTTCTACCAGAAGGGTTTCGAGAAAATCAACTTTTGGCACAAGAAGCAGATTTTTTCCAGCTTAAGGTACTCTCGGACGCAGTGAAATCGAGGTGGGAGAAGGAACAGCTAGCATCTCGAGAGACTACTTTCCTGGAAATCACTGACAGCCACGACCGTTCTCAAGGACTTAGAATTTTTTGTAATGCTCCTGATttcattgcaaaaataaaatccagaattGTACTGGTGTCCAAAAGCAGGCTGGATGGATTTCCGGAGGAGTTTTCAGTATCTTCAAATATTATTCAATTCAAGTACTTCATAAAGTCTGAAAATGGTACACGACTGGTACTGAAGGAGGACAACACCTTTGTCTGCACCCTGGAAACTCTTAAGTTTGAGGCTATAATGATGGCTTTAAAATGTGGATTTAGACTGCTGACCAGTCTGGATTGTTCGAAAGGGTCAATTGTTCACAGTGATGCTCTTCATTTTATCAAGTGa